A genomic region of Leptolyngbya sp. NIES-2104 contains the following coding sequences:
- a CDS encoding 4-Cys prefix domain-containing protein, with protein sequence MSYCINPWCPQRHNQASTSHCQACQTPLVIHDRYRIVR encoded by the coding sequence ATGAGTTATTGCATCAATCCCTGGTGCCCCCAGCGACACAATCAAGCTTCTACTAGTCATTGCCAAGCTTGCCAAACGCCGCTAGTAATTCACGATCGCTATCGCATTGTGCGATAG
- a CDS encoding bifunctional serine/threonine-protein kinase/ABC transporter substrate-binding protein gives MEEHEHPYTEVFEVADLDEGGKRKVLKTLKIHNNSIIRQAFGQERRILSELRHPSIPRLEDAFSIAITNPVSREIPCLVMQWIEGENLEDWLDRGQRLTNETTEIDWFAQLARVLDYVHQRQFFHRDIKPSNIIRQPSGRLVLIDFGTARELTETVINGHSVTQWRSLGYTAPEQLLGKAVPQSDVYALGRTLLHLLTGTRPDYLDVPYWYTMLDFTPSERFRNLLDRCLDEAPQQRPTTRAILAELQPSSNSGTTTLPPLTIPSSQPKQWKLSKYAKWIALGLIALIVAIAIPFCQSQFASVSPQKSEATQTKLISPDRLISYGQLTEIADDQVSPLRLAFQTRKDSGIEQLSQGNFAEAVKIFDAIREDYRNPKRQLSKDEREQAKQAFKDPQILIYRNNAESRRRSLAEKTPLYTIAVATPLNLEDTDVSRQILFGAAQMQDRAVRDKLNLEIMIANDRGNTEQAKAIAQSLVKGVDQRSVLAIVGHYTSAVTCAVLGTYSEANIVVVSSASTAKNIRNDANCNDRNKVFFRTTSTTEDEAVALLGAFQRQNPNGKKIGIFYSDEKFSQSLAEQFKDLLRSARLDFVEKNLSENGFDVARSLSEMKDVDAIALFADGQTNSSTTFRRSVEILRQNQGKKLVLAANTLYNSSILGEMKKLADRIGFDQLDGKMIVAADWFFELPGASAFREELNSYWAGDFNHKAALSYEAVQVLTKVFQSPNFKLSPNAIRDRLNDPDFIVNSDILRGRTISFDPDTGDRRERKRVALKMTRSGDQFIFDSL, from the coding sequence TTGGAAGAGCATGAACATCCCTACACCGAAGTGTTTGAAGTCGCAGACCTCGACGAAGGCGGAAAGCGCAAAGTTCTTAAAACTCTCAAAATCCATAACAATTCCATCATTCGACAAGCGTTTGGACAAGAACGCAGAATCTTGTCAGAACTGAGGCATCCCAGCATTCCAAGGCTTGAAGATGCGTTCTCGATCGCCATTACAAATCCAGTTTCTCGTGAGATCCCCTGTCTCGTGATGCAGTGGATCGAAGGAGAAAATCTCGAAGACTGGCTCGATCGAGGTCAGCGATTGACGAATGAAACAACTGAGATCGATTGGTTTGCTCAACTGGCAAGAGTGCTCGATTACGTACATCAACGACAGTTTTTTCATCGCGACATTAAACCGTCAAACATTATTCGTCAGCCGAGCGGCAGACTGGTATTAATTGATTTTGGCACTGCAAGAGAACTGACTGAAACGGTGATCAACGGTCATTCTGTGACCCAATGGCGTTCTCTTGGCTATACCGCCCCAGAACAATTACTTGGTAAAGCAGTGCCGCAGTCGGATGTTTATGCTTTGGGTCGAACACTGTTGCATTTGCTGACAGGAACGCGCCCTGACTATCTCGATGTGCCGTACTGGTACACAATGCTCGATTTCACGCCTTCGGAGCGGTTTCGGAACTTGCTCGATCGCTGCCTTGATGAAGCTCCCCAACAGCGTCCTACTACAAGAGCCATACTAGCGGAACTTCAACCCAGTTCAAATTCTGGAACAACCACGCTGCCACCCTTAACTATTCCCTCATCGCAGCCGAAACAATGGAAGCTCTCAAAGTATGCCAAGTGGATTGCCTTGGGCTTGATTGCTTTGATTGTTGCGATCGCAATCCCATTTTGTCAGTCTCAGTTTGCTTCAGTCAGTCCACAAAAGTCTGAAGCAACACAAACCAAACTCATTTCGCCCGATCGACTAATCAGCTACGGACAACTCACCGAGATCGCAGATGATCAAGTGTCTCCGCTTCGATTAGCCTTTCAAACTCGAAAAGACAGCGGCATTGAACAACTCAGCCAAGGAAACTTCGCTGAAGCCGTCAAAATCTTCGATGCAATTCGCGAAGACTATCGCAATCCAAAACGGCAATTGTCGAAAGATGAACGAGAGCAAGCAAAACAAGCCTTCAAAGACCCTCAAATTCTGATCTATCGCAACAATGCGGAATCTCGTCGGCGCAGTCTTGCTGAGAAAACGCCGCTTTATACGATCGCGGTTGCGACTCCGCTCAATCTTGAAGATACCGACGTGAGTCGCCAAATTCTATTCGGAGCCGCACAAATGCAAGATCGAGCGGTGAGAGACAAGCTCAATTTAGAAATCATGATTGCGAACGATCGCGGCAATACCGAACAAGCAAAGGCGATCGCACAATCGCTCGTCAAAGGTGTGGATCAGCGATCAGTTCTAGCGATTGTCGGACATTACACGAGTGCGGTTACTTGTGCTGTACTTGGAACTTACAGCGAAGCCAATATCGTGGTCGTTTCTTCCGCGAGCACCGCGAAAAATATTCGGAACGATGCAAACTGCAACGACAGAAATAAAGTTTTTTTCCGCACCACTTCAACGACTGAAGATGAAGCCGTTGCGTTATTGGGTGCTTTTCAGCGTCAAAATCCAAACGGGAAAAAGATTGGCATTTTCTACAGTGATGAAAAGTTTAGTCAAAGTCTAGCGGAACAATTCAAAGATTTGCTCCGGTCAGCCAGGCTTGATTTTGTTGAGAAGAACCTTTCGGAGAACGGTTTTGATGTGGCTCGATCGCTTTCTGAAATGAAGGATGTCGATGCGATCGCGCTCTTTGCAGATGGACAGACCAACAGTTCAACGACGTTCAGACGATCGGTTGAAATCCTGCGGCAGAACCAAGGAAAGAAATTAGTCCTAGCAGCAAATACACTGTACAACAGCAGCATTTTAGGAGAAATGAAAAAACTTGCCGATCGCATCGGATTTGATCAGTTAGACGGAAAAATGATTGTGGCTGCCGATTGGTTTTTTGAGCTACCTGGAGCCAGCGCGTTTCGTGAAGAACTCAACTCTTACTGGGCGGGCGACTTCAATCACAAAGCCGCGTTGTCCTATGAAGCAGTACAAGTACTCACGAAAGTATTTCAGTCTCCTAACTTTAAGCTAAGTCCGAATGCGATTCGCGATCGCTTGAATGATCCAGATTTCATTGTGAACAGCGATATTCTGCGGGGTCGGACGATTAGTTTTGATCCTGATACTGGCGATCGACGAGAACGCAAACGGGTTGCATTGAAGATGACTCGCAGCGGGGATCAATTTATTTTTGATTCGCTGTAA
- a CDS encoding HNH endonuclease, whose amino-acid sequence MGKVLVLNASYEPLNITSWRRAVVLLIKGKAEQVEHNGKFIYSGFPLPTVIRLRHYVRVPYKEIPLTRKNLLHRDGHSCQYCGYTGDDLTLDHVIPRSRGGGDSWENIVTACVRCNVKKGNRTPKEAGMPLYNSPHRPHSSLYFEVTKHVKNGVNQEWQKYVIGGVREE is encoded by the coding sequence ATGGGAAAGGTTCTGGTGCTCAATGCCTCATACGAACCGCTCAATATTACCAGTTGGCGGCGAGCAGTTGTTCTGCTAATTAAAGGCAAAGCTGAGCAAGTCGAGCATAATGGAAAGTTCATTTATTCGGGGTTTCCACTCCCCACAGTGATCCGCCTGCGCCACTACGTGCGCGTCCCCTACAAAGAGATTCCCCTCACGCGGAAAAATCTTTTACACCGCGACGGACATTCCTGTCAGTACTGCGGCTATACCGGGGACGATTTGACTTTGGATCATGTGATTCCTCGATCGAGAGGCGGCGGCGACTCCTGGGAAAATATTGTCACGGCTTGCGTTCGCTGCAACGTCAAGAAAGGCAATCGTACGCCAAAAGAAGCCGGAATGCCCCTCTACAATTCGCCACACCGTCCGCACAGTAGTCTCTACTTTGAAGTGACGAAGCATGTGAAGAATGGCGTAAACCAGGAATGGCAGAAATATGTCATCGGGGGAGTCCGCGAAGAATAA
- a CDS encoding bifunctional oligoribonuclease/PAP phosphatase NrnA, with product MEPDSGISGLNPTELATNGIAPPISSEISKSLNGSSYDHRGRFPYDMMRSPEQEQKIEAFRQALERHRGDRQLIILQDFPDPDALSSAWAYKLIAQKFEIQSEIVYAGTLSHQENIALVKLTALPLQRLTTQTAKNKDFSNYKGCVLIDNQGTTSQLLTSVQQANIPITVVIDHHSMQDDLKAEFVDIRSYTRATATILTQYIQAGLLKFDTSTQEHVKCATALMHGLRSDTNRLMQAQEEDFLAAAFLSRYYDAQLLNAVMQSSRSKQVMDVIERSLKNRTVHNNFSIAGVGYLRYDDRDAIPQAADFLVTEENVHTAVVYGIVHDEDEELEFVVGSLRTNKLTLDPDEFIKEAFGQDTQGRFFGGGRSQAGGFEIPMGFLSGFTENSEYAKTKWSVFDAQVKQKLLRLVNPEQHYPKGVN from the coding sequence ATGGAACCAGACTCCGGCATTTCTGGGCTGAATCCAACTGAACTCGCCACTAACGGCATCGCTCCACCGATCAGCAGCGAGATCTCCAAGTCGTTAAATGGTTCGAGCTACGATCATCGAGGGCGCTTTCCCTACGACATGATGCGTTCTCCCGAACAAGAACAGAAGATCGAGGCATTTCGCCAAGCTCTAGAACGGCACAGAGGCGATCGACAATTAATCATCCTACAAGACTTTCCCGACCCGGATGCCCTTTCTTCTGCTTGGGCGTACAAACTGATTGCTCAAAAATTCGAGATTCAGTCCGAAATTGTCTACGCTGGGACGCTTTCACACCAAGAAAACATTGCGCTGGTCAAATTAACCGCCCTGCCACTTCAACGCTTAACCACCCAAACGGCAAAAAACAAAGATTTCTCGAACTACAAAGGCTGTGTGCTGATTGACAACCAGGGAACTACGAGCCAACTGCTTACGTCGGTGCAGCAGGCGAATATCCCGATTACGGTTGTGATCGATCACCACAGTATGCAGGACGACCTCAAAGCTGAATTTGTCGATATCCGCTCTTACACTCGCGCCACAGCAACGATTCTGACGCAGTACATTCAAGCCGGTCTGTTGAAATTCGATACGAGTACGCAAGAACACGTCAAATGTGCGACAGCGCTGATGCACGGATTACGATCGGACACGAATCGCTTAATGCAGGCGCAGGAAGAAGATTTTCTCGCTGCCGCATTCTTGAGCCGATATTATGACGCGCAATTGCTTAATGCTGTGATGCAGTCATCGCGATCAAAGCAAGTGATGGATGTGATCGAACGATCGCTAAAAAATCGTACCGTTCACAACAACTTTTCGATCGCTGGAGTCGGCTATTTGAGATATGACGATCGCGATGCAATTCCGCAAGCCGCCGATTTCCTTGTGACTGAGGAGAATGTTCATACTGCGGTTGTTTACGGCATTGTTCACGACGAGGATGAGGAACTCGAATTCGTTGTGGGATCGTTACGGACGAATAAATTGACGCTCGATCCAGATGAATTCATCAAAGAAGCCTTTGGGCAGGATACTCAAGGGCGCTTTTTTGGGGGCGGTCGATCGCAAGCGGGCGGATTTGAGATTCCGATGGGATTCCTCTCTGGCTTTACCGAGAATAGCGAATACGCCAAAACAAAATGGTCGGTGTTTGATGCTCAGGTGAAACAGAAATTGCTGCGGCTTGTGAATCCAGAGCAACACTATCCGAAAGGAGTTAATTAG
- the alr gene encoding alanine racemase: MLSWDQSSSIALMQRERAWVEIDLAALSHNVQQILSLVSPRTELMAVVKADAYGHGAVTVAQTVLQSGASWLGVATIPEGIELREAGIEAPILVLGATHTSEQIRAIEHWHLQPTLCTPKQALVYSESARRTLPIHLKLDTGMSRLGTSWENAVEFVQLVKGLPNLSIASIYSHLATAEDLDSTIRNQQQQRYETAIRACGYDLNGKHPRFHLANSAGTIVDSSLHYDMVRTGLLLYGLYPAEHLKSAIDLRPVMQVKARVTQVKTIQAGTGVSYGYRFIADRETQIAVIGIGYADGVPRNLSNKMTGLVRGQHAKQIGSITMDQLMLDVSHIPALQEGEVVTLLGQDGNEKILADDWANLLGTISWEILCGFKHRLPRVAVGKPLVKREIRQSTRKFWS; the protein is encoded by the coding sequence ATGTTGAGTTGGGATCAAAGTTCGAGTATTGCGCTGATGCAGCGAGAACGGGCTTGGGTAGAAATTGATCTCGCGGCACTGTCTCATAACGTGCAGCAGATTCTCAGCCTGGTTTCGCCCCGGACGGAATTAATGGCGGTCGTGAAAGCGGATGCGTATGGACATGGAGCCGTGACGGTCGCACAAACGGTTTTACAATCAGGCGCGAGTTGGCTCGGAGTGGCAACGATTCCGGAGGGGATTGAACTGAGAGAAGCGGGAATCGAAGCGCCGATTCTCGTTTTAGGTGCGACTCATACGTCTGAGCAAATTCGAGCGATCGAGCATTGGCATCTTCAACCCACGCTCTGTACACCCAAACAAGCTTTAGTTTATTCAGAGTCTGCCCGTCGGACGCTTCCGATTCACCTCAAACTAGATACAGGAATGTCGCGCTTGGGGACTTCTTGGGAAAATGCGGTTGAGTTTGTCCAACTGGTGAAGGGCTTGCCAAATTTGTCGATCGCGAGTATCTATTCTCATCTCGCCACTGCTGAAGATCTCGATTCCACGATTCGCAACCAGCAACAACAGCGATACGAAACTGCCATTCGCGCCTGTGGATATGATTTGAACGGCAAGCATCCACGATTTCATTTAGCGAATTCGGCAGGTACGATCGTGGATTCGAGCTTGCACTATGACATGGTACGAACCGGGCTGTTACTGTACGGACTCTATCCAGCAGAACATTTGAAATCCGCGATCGATTTACGTCCTGTGATGCAGGTGAAAGCGCGGGTGACTCAAGTGAAAACGATCCAAGCAGGAACTGGAGTGAGTTACGGATATCGATTTATTGCCGATCGAGAAACTCAAATCGCTGTGATCGGAATCGGTTATGCGGACGGAGTGCCCCGGAACTTATCGAACAAGATGACTGGTCTCGTTCGGGGACAACACGCTAAGCAAATCGGCTCGATCACGATGGATCAGTTAATGCTCGATGTCAGCCATATTCCAGCTTTGCAAGAAGGTGAAGTTGTCACTTTGTTAGGGCAAGACGGAAACGAGAAAATTTTGGCAGACGACTGGGCGAATCTGCTTGGAACCATTTCTTGGGAGATTCTCTGCGGGTTCAAACATCGATTACCGCGTGTTGCAGTGGGTAAACCGTTAGTGAAGCGGGAAATTCGGCAATCCACCCGAAAATTTTGGAGCTAA
- a CDS encoding glutathione S-transferase family protein, with the protein MAFLTLIIGNKNYSSWSLRPWLALKQFELPFDEVRIPLYTPESTAQIRQYCPDGNGKVPILIHESRAIWDSMAIFEYLAEMYPERSWWTGDRSGRAIARSICAEMHSGFFALRNQLAMNCRGHFPNYEITPEVQQDIDRITTVWKHCREKYGTGGGFLFGRFTIADAVYAPVVLRFRTYDVKLDPICQDYSEAILALPAMQEWLDSAIAEPEIISAFDPAN; encoded by the coding sequence ATGGCTTTTCTGACGCTAATTATCGGCAACAAGAACTATTCATCCTGGTCATTACGTCCGTGGCTGGCTTTGAAACAGTTCGAGTTGCCGTTTGATGAAGTTCGCATCCCTCTCTATACGCCTGAATCGACTGCCCAAATTCGGCAATATTGCCCAGATGGAAACGGAAAAGTGCCGATTCTGATTCACGAGAGCCGAGCGATTTGGGATTCGATGGCAATTTTTGAATACCTAGCTGAAATGTATCCGGAGCGATCGTGGTGGACAGGAGATCGCTCCGGGCGGGCAATTGCCCGATCGATTTGCGCTGAAATGCACAGCGGTTTCTTTGCACTACGAAATCAGTTAGCGATGAACTGTCGCGGGCATTTTCCGAACTACGAAATCACCCCGGAAGTTCAGCAGGACATCGATCGCATTACAACCGTTTGGAAACATTGCCGTGAAAAGTACGGAACTGGCGGCGGATTTTTATTTGGAAGATTTACGATCGCGGATGCCGTCTATGCGCCTGTGGTTCTAAGATTTCGCACGTATGATGTGAAGCTTGATCCAATCTGTCAGGACTATTCAGAAGCGATTTTGGCGTTACCCGCGATGCAGGAATGGTTAGACAGTGCGATCGCAGAACCAGAAATCATTTCAGCCTTTGATCCAGCAAATTAG